In one Chitinophaga sancti genomic region, the following are encoded:
- a CDS encoding class I SAM-dependent rRNA methyltransferase, whose product MTKVFLKKKIQNRVLQGHPWIFGNEVGEIQGPVDAGDIVDVFTHSGHFLGRGYINPQSQILVRLLTRDKDEQIDAEFFYRRLLKAWKYRQQIGYTENCRLVFGEADEMPALVIDKFNDYFVLQTLALGMDKWKGAIVDALTKIFSPKGIYERNDVPVRELEGMQQQKGFLSAPFDTNIIIRENGLQFHVDIENGQKTGYFLDQQDNRRAIQHIVKDADVLEAFCYTGTFSCHAGYYGAKSVLGLDISEHAVNTARKNAQLNNLEDKCKFQAVNAFDVLKQWTKEEKKFDVVILDPPAFTKSRENIQKAITGYKEINLRGMKLLKPGGFLVTASCTNLVPPSMFLEIIDMAAKDAKKKLRQVTFQTQAQDHPILWNIENTTYLKFLIVEVQ is encoded by the coding sequence ATGACCAAAGTTTTTTTAAAGAAAAAAATACAGAACCGCGTACTACAAGGCCATCCATGGATTTTTGGAAACGAAGTAGGAGAGATCCAGGGCCCCGTAGATGCAGGTGATATAGTGGATGTATTCACGCATTCGGGCCACTTTCTGGGTAGAGGATATATTAATCCGCAATCCCAGATCCTTGTCCGCCTCCTGACCCGTGACAAAGATGAGCAGATCGATGCGGAATTCTTCTATCGCCGTCTCCTGAAGGCATGGAAATACCGTCAGCAGATCGGATATACTGAAAACTGCCGCCTGGTATTCGGAGAAGCTGACGAAATGCCGGCCCTCGTCATAGATAAGTTCAACGATTACTTCGTATTACAGACCCTGGCGCTCGGTATGGATAAGTGGAAAGGTGCTATCGTCGATGCCCTGACCAAAATTTTCTCTCCCAAAGGTATTTATGAGAGAAACGATGTGCCCGTGAGAGAGCTGGAAGGGATGCAACAACAAAAAGGTTTCCTGAGCGCACCCTTCGATACCAATATTATCATCAGGGAAAATGGACTACAGTTCCATGTAGATATCGAAAATGGTCAGAAAACCGGTTACTTCCTGGATCAGCAGGATAACCGCCGGGCCATTCAGCACATCGTAAAAGATGCGGATGTACTGGAAGCCTTCTGTTATACCGGTACCTTCTCCTGCCACGCCGGTTATTATGGCGCAAAGAGCGTGTTAGGGCTGGATATTTCTGAACATGCAGTGAATACTGCGCGCAAAAATGCACAGCTGAATAACCTGGAAGATAAATGTAAGTTTCAGGCTGTCAATGCATTTGATGTGCTGAAGCAGTGGACCAAAGAAGAGAAGAAGTTTGATGTGGTAATCCTGGATCCACCGGCGTTTACCAAAAGCCGTGAGAATATCCAGAAAGCCATCACCGGTTATAAAGAGATCAACCTGAGAGGGATGAAACTGCTGAAACCAGGCGGATTCCTGGTCACAGCTTCCTGTACCAACCTGGTACCACCATCTATGTTCCTGGAAATCATTGATATGGCTGCAAAAGATGCGAAAAAGAAACTGAGACAGGTCACTTTCCAGACCCAGGCACAGGATCACCCGATTTTGTGGAATATTGAGAATACAACATATCTGAAATTCCTGATCGTTGAGGTGCAATAA
- a CDS encoding glycosyltransferase family protein, with amino-acid sequence MKILVAGDFEPDYNRTKIILDGLRTIPAVFLSFYNYKEQSKWNLAALRKACKEADVIFLPSFTHQDVAMIKFLSGKPVLFDPLISRYLSKVFDYKKVAKFSPRALKNYLKDKIAMQLADLVICDTAGHRDYYHRTFNIPLRKLHVVPVGVNTDEFQPAQALKVRDTFVVGFYGGFIPLQGTRMIVETAKVLKAYPDIHFRLIGNGFEFKVIQQLVQAYQLSNISLAGWVAYDQLAEEMNHFDICLGIFGETLKADLVIPNKIFHYAALEKAIITKESAAIREVFTDGRDILLTENKAEAIAEKILLLKNDQVLRGKLARGAYETVSGRYSHRAIGQMVYELAKQLMPA; translated from the coding sequence ATGAAGATATTGGTAGCCGGAGATTTCGAGCCAGACTACAACCGTACGAAAATTATCCTGGATGGTTTACGAACCATACCAGCAGTGTTCCTGTCTTTTTACAATTATAAGGAGCAAAGCAAGTGGAACCTTGCAGCCTTGCGTAAAGCCTGTAAGGAGGCGGATGTTATTTTTCTGCCTTCTTTTACTCACCAGGATGTGGCAATGATTAAATTCCTTTCAGGTAAACCGGTATTGTTTGATCCCCTCATCTCCAGATATCTCTCCAAAGTATTTGATTATAAAAAAGTTGCTAAGTTTTCCCCAAGGGCATTGAAGAATTACCTGAAGGATAAAATCGCTATGCAGCTGGCAGACCTGGTTATCTGTGACACAGCGGGGCACCGGGATTATTATCATCGTACTTTCAATATTCCCCTGCGCAAACTACATGTTGTTCCTGTGGGAGTTAATACAGATGAATTCCAGCCTGCCCAGGCTTTGAAAGTGAGAGACACTTTTGTGGTAGGATTTTATGGCGGATTTATTCCCCTGCAGGGCACCCGTATGATTGTGGAGACGGCGAAAGTATTGAAAGCCTATCCGGACATTCATTTCAGGTTGATTGGGAATGGATTTGAGTTTAAAGTTATCCAGCAACTAGTACAGGCTTATCAATTGAGTAATATTAGTTTAGCCGGTTGGGTGGCTTATGATCAACTGGCGGAAGAGATGAATCATTTTGATATTTGCCTGGGGATATTTGGGGAGACACTGAAAGCAGACCTGGTAATTCCTAATAAGATCTTTCATTATGCTGCGCTTGAGAAGGCTATTATCACGAAGGAATCTGCTGCTATCAGGGAGGTTTTTACTGATGGAAGGGATATTTTATTAACAGAAAATAAGGCGGAGGCGATTGCGGAAAAAATTCTTTTATTAAAAAACGATCAGGTGTTGAGGGGAAAACTGGCGAGAGGGGCTTATGAAACTGTTTCTGGGAGGTATAGCCATCGTGCGATTGGACAAATGGTGTATGAACTGGCTAAGCAACTTATGCCTGCGTAG
- the dnaJ gene encoding molecular chaperone DnaJ yields the protein MSTKRDYYEILGVAKSASQDEIKKAYRKVAMQYHPDRNPNDKEAEEKFKEAAEAYEVLSDADKRAQYDRFGHAGMGNRGGGYGGGNMNMDDIFSNFGDIFGDDIFGSFFGGNRGGGGGGRRGRGTRGSNLRIKIRMTYEEIAKGANKKIKVKKHVPCQHCGGLGAKDKNAFQTCNTCHGSGQVRKVTQTFLGQMQTVATCPTCHGEGQIITSKCGHCKGEGRMYGEEMVSIDIPAGVQEGMQLSMSGKGNAGERGGAPGDLLILIEEEPHPELQRDGLNVAYDLYISFPDAVFGTSVEVPTIDGKAKIKIPAGTQSGKIFRLKGKGFPSVNSYEKGDQLIHVNVWTPQNVSSEEKSFLEKVASSENFQPKPEKSDKGFFEKVRDIFS from the coding sequence ATGTCTACCAAAAGAGATTATTACGAAATACTGGGCGTCGCCAAGTCTGCCTCCCAGGATGAAATTAAAAAGGCTTACCGTAAGGTAGCAATGCAGTACCATCCTGACCGCAATCCCAATGATAAGGAAGCAGAAGAAAAATTTAAGGAGGCAGCAGAGGCCTATGAAGTATTGAGCGATGCGGATAAACGCGCCCAGTATGACCGTTTTGGTCACGCGGGTATGGGTAACCGCGGTGGTGGTTACGGTGGCGGTAACATGAATATGGATGATATCTTCTCCAATTTCGGAGACATTTTCGGAGACGATATCTTCGGCAGCTTCTTTGGTGGAAACCGTGGTGGCGGTGGTGGTGGCAGACGTGGCAGAGGTACTCGTGGCTCCAATCTCCGTATTAAGATCCGCATGACCTACGAGGAGATCGCTAAAGGTGCCAATAAGAAGATCAAGGTAAAGAAACATGTACCCTGCCAGCATTGTGGTGGACTGGGTGCAAAAGATAAAAATGCTTTCCAGACCTGTAATACCTGTCATGGGTCCGGCCAGGTAAGGAAAGTAACCCAGACTTTCCTGGGTCAGATGCAAACTGTAGCTACCTGTCCTACCTGTCATGGAGAAGGCCAGATCATTACCAGCAAATGTGGCCACTGTAAAGGTGAAGGCCGTATGTATGGTGAAGAAATGGTAAGCATCGACATCCCGGCAGGGGTTCAGGAGGGTATGCAGCTGAGTATGAGCGGTAAGGGTAATGCAGGTGAAAGAGGGGGTGCTCCCGGGGATCTGCTGATCCTGATCGAGGAGGAACCACATCCGGAACTGCAGCGTGATGGGCTGAATGTAGCTTATGACCTGTATATTTCTTTCCCTGATGCAGTGTTTGGTACTTCTGTAGAGGTGCCGACTATCGATGGTAAAGCAAAGATCAAGATCCCTGCGGGCACGCAGTCTGGCAAGATCTTCCGACTGAAAGGGAAAGGGTTCCCTTCCGTAAATTCTTATGAGAAGGGTGATCAGCTGATTCATGTGAATGTATGGACACCACAGAATGTGAGCAGTGAGGAGAAGTCGTTCCTGGAGAAGGTGGCGAGTTCAGAGAATTTCCAGCCTAAACCGGAGAAGTCAGATAAAGGGTTCTTTGAGAAAGTGAGAGATATTTTTAGTTAA
- a CDS encoding glycosyltransferase family 4 protein — protein MHSKSVKILELNFERGWRGGERQTMYTMSGFKDAGLNVELLCRKNYPLQKKANEKGFKTHSFTSIFGVLFFLIFKGSRYDVLHAQSSHILTYAILSKPFHRAKIIFTRRVDFVPHGKMTLFKYKLTDQVIAISNAIKGILTDFGAKDVRLISSAIIAKKLDRLRAEQILREAGIHSSLHLIGTTAALVQHKDPFTMIEAIRKLAAVRRDFVFLHFGTGELEQQMRDKIEEYGLGDVYKLMGFYENVEDIFSVLDIFTMSSEQEGLGSSVLDAFMYRVPVVSTNAGGLSDLVQGGRAVSCEIHQPEQLAAGIQSLLEEPARRESVARRAFVYTTERHSLSCITQSYLELLYEMGAGIDLSSLEKSLPHMSATQACKI, from the coding sequence ATGCATAGCAAGTCAGTTAAGATTCTTGAACTAAACTTCGAGCGTGGATGGCGGGGAGGTGAACGGCAGACTATGTATACCATGTCCGGGTTCAAAGACGCGGGCCTCAATGTAGAACTGCTCTGTAGAAAAAACTACCCGCTTCAGAAAAAGGCAAATGAAAAAGGTTTTAAAACCCATTCATTTACCAGCATTTTTGGGGTGCTATTCTTCCTGATCTTCAAGGGAAGCCGCTATGATGTCCTTCACGCGCAGTCTTCCCATATCCTTACATATGCTATTCTTTCCAAGCCCTTTCACCGGGCAAAGATCATTTTCACCCGTCGCGTGGATTTTGTTCCCCATGGTAAAATGACCTTATTCAAATACAAACTGACGGATCAGGTCATTGCCATCAGCAATGCTATCAAAGGCATCCTCACCGATTTTGGGGCAAAAGATGTCCGCCTCATCTCCAGTGCCATAATTGCAAAGAAACTGGATAGACTAAGAGCGGAACAAATCCTCAGAGAAGCTGGCATACATTCTTCCTTACACCTGATTGGTACAACTGCCGCCCTTGTTCAACATAAAGATCCATTCACCATGATCGAGGCCATCCGTAAACTGGCGGCTGTTCGTCGTGATTTTGTATTCCTGCACTTTGGAACGGGAGAGCTGGAACAACAAATGCGGGATAAAATTGAAGAATATGGCCTGGGAGATGTGTATAAACTAATGGGTTTTTATGAAAACGTGGAGGATATCTTTTCTGTACTCGACATCTTTACCATGAGCTCCGAACAGGAAGGATTGGGAAGTAGTGTGCTGGATGCTTTCATGTACAGGGTTCCTGTGGTGTCTACAAATGCCGGTGGCTTGTCAGATCTTGTCCAGGGAGGCAGGGCCGTTTCCTGCGAAATCCATCAGCCGGAACAATTGGCGGCTGGTATACAGTCCTTGCTGGAAGAACCTGCCAGGAGAGAATCAGTTGCCAGACGTGCGTTTGTCTATACAACAGAAAGGCATAGTTTGTCGTGCATTACCCAATCTTACCTGGAATTATTATATGAAATGGGAGCGGGGATTGACCTTTCCAGCTTAGAAAAATCCCTGCCTCATATGTCGGCTACGCAGGCATGTAAAATTTGA
- a CDS encoding redoxin domain-containing protein codes for MSIAIGTMAPAFSLNDTEKKKVTLEDFKGQNLVILFFPLAFTSVCTAELCSVRDSLATYNGLNTAVVGISVDSPFTLGKFKAEQNLNFPLLSDFNKEASQAYGAYYENFVLDLKGVSKRAAFVVDKEGTVKYAQVLESAGDLPDFEAIKKTLAELQ; via the coding sequence ATGAGCATCGCAATCGGCACAATGGCACCAGCATTTTCTCTGAATGATACAGAGAAGAAAAAAGTAACACTGGAAGATTTCAAAGGACAGAACCTGGTTATCCTTTTCTTTCCATTGGCATTTACCAGTGTATGTACAGCAGAGCTGTGCAGTGTAAGAGATTCCCTGGCTACGTACAATGGGTTGAATACAGCAGTAGTTGGTATTTCTGTAGACTCTCCGTTCACCCTGGGTAAATTTAAGGCAGAGCAGAACCTGAACTTCCCACTGTTGTCTGATTTCAACAAGGAGGCATCCCAGGCTTATGGTGCTTATTATGAAAATTTCGTACTGGACCTGAAAGGGGTATCCAAGAGAGCTGCTTTCGTGGTAGACAAAGAAGGTACTGTGAAGTATGCACAGGTGCTGGAGTCTGCTGGAGATCTGCCTGATTTTGAAGCAATTAAGAAAACACTGGCTGAATTGCAATAA
- a CDS encoding class I SAM-dependent methyltransferase — MFDPSKLQMLENRLVKVYRHISKIARRQQITCFRVYDDDINEFPFSVDRYDDHVYVSEYTRPHGMDEENHELWLDSSLEVIAKVLEVPLGNIWVKQRQRKVSRQEQYEKVSFESHEVVVHEAGLKFKVNLSDYLDTGLFLDHRITRGMVRAASKDMKVLNLFCYTGSFSVYAAAGGASEVVSVDLSKTYLAWAEENMQLNDLKGNFQFVHADVLQYLDTLPADYFDLVVLDPPTFSNSKRMKEFLDIQRDHVSILNKVLHATKPGGVVYFSNNYRKFQLETEQIQASAIKDITGQTMPFDFQQKLIRKCFKITK; from the coding sequence ATGTTCGATCCTTCCAAATTACAAATGCTAGAAAACCGGCTGGTAAAGGTTTACCGCCATATCAGTAAAATTGCGCGTCGCCAGCAAATTACCTGTTTCAGGGTGTATGATGATGATATCAATGAATTTCCTTTCAGTGTAGATCGCTATGACGATCATGTGTATGTATCTGAATATACCCGCCCGCATGGAATGGATGAGGAAAACCATGAATTGTGGCTGGATAGCTCCCTTGAAGTGATTGCAAAGGTGCTGGAAGTTCCTTTGGGAAATATTTGGGTGAAGCAAAGACAGCGGAAAGTGAGCAGACAGGAGCAATATGAAAAGGTGTCATTTGAAAGCCATGAAGTAGTGGTGCATGAAGCCGGACTGAAATTCAAGGTGAACCTATCCGATTACCTGGACACGGGCTTGTTCCTGGATCATCGCATTACCAGGGGAATGGTGCGGGCAGCATCGAAAGACATGAAAGTGCTGAACCTCTTTTGCTATACCGGGTCGTTTTCTGTGTATGCGGCGGCAGGTGGTGCGAGCGAGGTGGTGTCTGTGGATTTGTCAAAGACCTACCTGGCATGGGCAGAAGAAAATATGCAACTGAATGACCTGAAGGGGAACTTTCAGTTTGTACATGCTGATGTATTGCAATACCTGGATACCCTGCCGGCTGATTATTTTGACCTGGTGGTACTGGATCCTCCTACGTTTTCTAATAGCAAGCGAATGAAGGAGTTCCTGGATATTCAGCGGGATCATGTGTCTATTTTAAATAAGGTTTTGCACGCTACCAAACCAGGAGGCGTTGTGTACTTTAGTAATAATTACCGTAAGTTCCAGCTGGAAACAGAACAGATCCAGGCAAGTGCAATTAAGGATATTACCGGACAGACCATGCCTTTTGATTTTCAGCAGAAACTGATCAGGAAGTGTTTTAAGATTACTAAATAA
- a CDS encoding nucleotide exchange factor GrpE: MQTNGQDTENGKGMPDINADENIAGTSHLNDALADESEFDKKQQELDEMKDKYLRLVAEFDNFRKRTAKERIELMQTANKETIIALLDVLDDSERAAKQLENTTDFNAIKEGVMLVFNKLKSTLQAKGLKPMENLHKEFDADLHDAVTEIPAPTEELKGKVLDELQKGYMLNDKLIRHARVVVGK, encoded by the coding sequence ATGCAGACAAACGGACAGGACACCGAAAACGGTAAAGGCATGCCAGATATTAATGCAGATGAGAACATAGCCGGCACCTCCCACCTTAACGATGCCTTGGCGGATGAAAGCGAATTCGACAAGAAACAACAGGAACTGGACGAGATGAAGGATAAATACCTGCGTCTGGTTGCAGAGTTTGATAACTTCAGAAAGCGCACAGCCAAGGAAAGAATTGAGTTAATGCAGACAGCTAACAAGGAGACCATTATTGCCTTGCTGGATGTACTGGATGACAGTGAACGTGCTGCTAAACAGCTCGAGAACACCACCGACTTTAATGCTATTAAAGAGGGCGTTATGCTGGTTTTCAATAAATTGAAATCAACACTACAAGCCAAAGGCCTGAAACCTATGGAGAATCTGCACAAAGAATTCGATGCGGATCTTCACGACGCTGTCACAGAAATTCCTGCACCTACAGAGGAACTGAAAGGGAAAGTACTGGATGAGTTGCAAAAAGGCTACATGCTGAATGACAAATTGATCCGTCATGCCAGGGTTGTAGTAGGTAAATAA
- a CDS encoding YfbK domain-containing protein: MEKLLMLLASLLILVPANAQKIYITGAVEDSISHNPLPGVLISVINDTAKVATNQYGLFRIAVPSQDAILLFQLDKYRPKRVPVSVYNRILVQLDAIDNPQDAIAKAKAIARDRSSSGPNPNYGNTSMGTRVFFDETYGTMYENQFMKTLIRSHSTFAVDVDRAAYSNIRRFIHLKEKIPVDAVRIEEMLNYFNYHYLPPPKDQTLAIYSSYATCPWKPEHRLLQIAIRGAVMHTDSLPPSNLVFLIDASGSMAPANKLPLLQAAFRILVNNLRKNDHVAIVAYAGAPGIILPSTPGDQKDKILNAIDNLSAGGATAGEAAIKLAYRLAQDNFIKDGNNRVIMATDGDFNVGQTSDVDMEELIVSKKESGVLLTCLGFGMRDYKDSKLQTLSSKGNGNFAYIDNLEEASKIFAREFGGTLFTVAKDVQAEVYFNPAMVKSYRLIGYENKVISNADTTGGRVSGGIVGAGHCALAMYEIVPGTEGGTLRDTEVVFKPADSLLAQIKINFQLPTDSSFHTIWHQIPDSCVAFEDADTDFRFASAVALCGLLLRHSAYKGEGDSKMVLEIAKKSQGDDQGNYRKEFIKLVKDLKKNKSIY, encoded by the coding sequence ATGGAAAAGCTCCTGATGCTGCTTGCCAGCCTGCTAATCCTTGTACCTGCGAATGCACAGAAAATTTACATCACCGGAGCCGTAGAGGATAGTATTTCACACAATCCCTTACCCGGTGTATTAATCTCAGTGATCAATGATACCGCAAAAGTCGCTACTAACCAGTACGGGCTTTTTCGGATTGCGGTGCCTTCCCAGGACGCTATATTACTCTTCCAGCTGGATAAATACCGCCCTAAAAGGGTTCCTGTCAGTGTGTATAACCGTATCCTCGTTCAACTCGATGCCATCGACAACCCCCAGGACGCCATCGCCAAAGCCAAAGCTATTGCCCGCGATCGCTCCTCTTCCGGACCCAATCCAAACTATGGCAATACCAGCATGGGTACCCGCGTCTTCTTCGACGAAACCTATGGCACCATGTACGAAAATCAGTTCATGAAAACCCTGATCCGCAGCCACTCCACATTCGCTGTAGATGTAGACAGGGCCGCCTATAGCAATATCCGCCGTTTTATTCACCTCAAAGAAAAGATCCCTGTCGATGCCGTGCGTATCGAAGAAATGCTTAATTACTTTAACTACCACTACCTGCCTCCCCCCAAAGACCAGACCTTAGCCATCTATAGCAGCTACGCCACCTGCCCCTGGAAACCGGAGCACCGCCTGTTGCAAATTGCTATAAGAGGTGCCGTCATGCATACCGATAGCCTGCCTCCCAGCAATCTCGTATTCCTGATCGATGCCTCCGGCTCTATGGCCCCTGCCAATAAACTACCCTTGCTACAAGCCGCCTTCCGCATCCTTGTCAATAATCTTAGGAAGAACGACCATGTAGCAATCGTTGCCTACGCAGGTGCACCCGGTATTATCTTGCCCAGTACGCCCGGAGATCAGAAAGATAAAATCCTCAATGCGATCGATAACCTCAGTGCTGGCGGCGCTACAGCAGGAGAAGCCGCCATCAAACTCGCTTACCGCCTGGCCCAGGACAACTTTATCAAAGATGGTAATAACAGGGTGATCATGGCGACTGATGGTGATTTCAACGTGGGGCAGACCAGTGATGTGGATATGGAAGAACTCATTGTAAGCAAAAAAGAGAGTGGCGTACTACTGACCTGCCTCGGTTTCGGCATGCGTGATTACAAAGATAGCAAGCTCCAAACCCTTTCCAGCAAAGGCAATGGCAACTTCGCCTACATTGATAATCTTGAAGAAGCCAGTAAGATCTTCGCCCGCGAATTTGGAGGCACCTTGTTTACAGTGGCCAAAGATGTACAGGCAGAAGTCTACTTCAACCCTGCCATGGTTAAATCCTATCGCCTGATTGGATATGAAAATAAAGTGATCAGCAATGCAGATACAACAGGCGGTCGTGTATCCGGAGGAATAGTAGGAGCGGGGCATTGCGCGCTCGCAATGTATGAGATCGTACCCGGAACAGAAGGAGGAACTCTCCGGGATACAGAGGTCGTATTCAAACCCGCTGACAGCCTTTTGGCGCAAATAAAAATAAATTTCCAATTGCCAACAGACTCCTCATTTCATACTATCTGGCACCAGATCCCCGATTCCTGTGTAGCCTTCGAAGATGCTGATACCGATTTCCGTTTTGCATCCGCCGTTGCACTATGCGGCTTATTGTTAAGGCATTCAGCCTATAAAGGAGAGGGGGATAGCAAAATGGTGTTAGAAATAGCTAAAAAGTCTCAGGGAGATGATCAGGGAAATTATCGTAAGGAATTTATCAAGCTGGTGAAAGACCTAAAAAAGAATAAAAGTATTTATTAA
- a CDS encoding PorP/SprF family type IX secretion system membrane protein — protein sequence MRRICRKLFVALCLCLSSRLMAQDIHLSQFYETPILRNPALIGLFNGDYRVQAVYRNQWNSVTIPYQTGALSGELKFPIGRGEDFLTTGAQFTYDRAGTARLQAVQILPAINYHKSLSEVKNMFLSVGFMGGFVQRQFDATKLTFNNQYTGGRYDPTIGSGEEGRLALRGYGYWDAGAGISFNSTIGEDVNYYIGAALFHFNRPRVSFYKDNSITMDPKYTFNAGITIPMDERLKLIAQYNQIHEGAYAEYNGGAILGYMLYNEGLESTRGIYGGVFMRWGDAVIPTMRLDMDKYEISISYDCNISKLKTASQSFGGFELALVFKGFLNSRNSTLDAVHCPRF from the coding sequence TGAGAAGGATTTGTAGAAAGCTGTTTGTGGCACTTTGTTTATGTCTGAGTTCCAGGCTAATGGCGCAGGATATTCACCTGTCGCAGTTTTATGAGACCCCCATTCTGCGAAACCCAGCACTGATAGGTCTCTTTAATGGAGATTACCGTGTACAGGCTGTGTACAGGAATCAGTGGAATAGTGTGACCATCCCTTATCAAACGGGGGCCTTAAGTGGGGAGTTGAAATTTCCGATAGGCCGTGGGGAGGACTTCCTCACTACGGGTGCACAGTTTACTTATGACAGAGCAGGTACTGCCAGACTACAGGCGGTACAGATTCTGCCAGCGATCAACTATCATAAGTCACTGAGTGAGGTGAAGAACATGTTCCTTTCTGTGGGGTTCATGGGTGGGTTTGTGCAAAGGCAGTTCGACGCTACCAAGCTAACTTTTAATAACCAGTATACGGGTGGCCGTTATGATCCTACCATCGGTTCCGGCGAAGAAGGCAGGCTAGCCTTGCGTGGATATGGCTACTGGGATGCAGGTGCGGGTATTAGTTTTAATAGCACGATTGGGGAGGATGTTAATTATTATATAGGCGCAGCCCTTTTCCACTTTAACCGGCCCAGGGTATCTTTCTATAAAGACAACAGTATTACGATGGATCCCAAGTATACTTTCAATGCGGGGATCACGATTCCGATGGATGAAAGGCTAAAACTGATTGCACAGTATAACCAGATCCATGAAGGAGCGTATGCGGAGTATAATGGGGGAGCGATCTTAGGATATATGTTATATAATGAAGGGCTGGAAAGTACCAGGGGGATATATGGCGGTGTGTTTATGCGCTGGGGCGATGCGGTAATCCCTACAATGCGCCTGGATATGGACAAGTACGAGATCAGCATAAGTTACGATTGTAATATTTCAAAACTGAAAACGGCGAGCCAGAGTTTTGGGGGATTTGAGCTGGCGCTGGTGTTTAAGGGGTTCCTGAATAGCAGGAACAGTACCCTGGATGCTGTGCATTGTCCAAGATTTTAA
- a CDS encoding T9SS type A sorting domain-containing protein yields MLLITLSSRAQTYRPASSSTDGGSKIVKLYPNPASSRINFELQHNNEQVYDLIVFNFLGKMVSQIKNVSSKTTVELDGYYSGLYIFQLRDRQGTLIESGKFNVVK; encoded by the coding sequence ATGCTGCTGATCACCCTGAGTTCCAGGGCGCAGACGTATAGACCTGCTTCATCAAGCACTGATGGTGGTAGTAAAATTGTGAAATTGTACCCTAATCCTGCATCTTCCCGAATAAATTTTGAATTACAGCATAATAACGAACAGGTTTATGATCTTATTGTATTCAATTTTTTAGGAAAGATGGTAAGCCAGATAAAGAATGTGAGTAGTAAGACGACGGTGGAGCTGGATGGGTATTACAGTGGTTTGTATATTTTCCAGCTGAGAGATAGGCAGGGAACGCTGATAGAGTCTGGTAAGTTTAATGTGGTCAAGTAA